Proteins encoded by one window of Engraulis encrasicolus isolate BLACKSEA-1 chromosome 21, IST_EnEncr_1.0, whole genome shotgun sequence:
- the LOC134437345 gene encoding complement C1q-like protein 4, with translation MEKEVVILLLVTLMYTCNGQGSESGDQCSTVNIYTELKELRSLVQGLTTRLDATQAELEQERAARKVAFSAAILGPNRSSLHHGPFNVETNLIFPTVITNLGSAYNADTGIFTAPVKGLYYFRYSGRAFSSENMGLSIFKGSTHIVASYNYKSSGDGDDTVSNGVVLELEVGDPVFMRLWINSWISTDDRYKYCTFSGFLLTPL, from the exons ATGGAGAAGGAAGTTGTGATACTCCTACTGGTGACATTGATGTACACATGTAATGGCCAGGGGTCAGAAAGCGGTGATCAGTGCTCCACCGTGAACATCTACACAGAACTCAAGGAGCTGCGGTCGCTTGTGCAGGGCCTCACGACCAGACTCGACGCCACCCAGGCAGAActggagcaagagagagcag CCAGAAAGGTGGCTTTCAGTGCTGCAATCTTGGGCCCCAACAGAAGCAGTCTGCACCATGGACCCTTCAATGTCGAGACAAACCTCATTTTTCCAACGGTCATCACAAACCTTGGCAGTGCTTACAATGCAGATACAG GCATCTTCACTGCCCCAGTGAAGGGATTGTATTATTTTCGATACTCTGGACGTGCCTTCTCAAGTGAAAATATGGGTCTGAGCATCTTCAAGGGAAGTACACACATCGTAGCCTCCTACAACTACAAGTCA TCTGGAGACGGGGATGACACCGTTTCCAATGGCGTTGTTCTGGAGCTTGAGGTCGGGGATCCAGTCTTCATGCGCCTGTGGATCAACTCCTGGATTTCCACAGATGACCGCTACAAGTATTGCACCTTCAGCGGATTTCTACTCACTCCTTTATGA
- the cbln11 gene encoding cerebellin 11, with protein sequence MERAVVILLLVAWMHTSHGCTQGSESRDQCSSVNIYTELKELRSLVQGLTTRLDATQAELELERAAKKVAFTAAILGATSSNSHHGPFNAETNLIFPTVITNLGNAYNADTGIFTAPVKGLYYFRYSGRAFQNYDMGLSIFKGSSRIVSSYNYNSSGDRDDTVSNGVVLELEVGDPVYMHLWINSWISTDDRYKYSTFSGFLLTPL encoded by the exons ATGGAGAGGGCAGTTGTGATACTCCTACTGGTGGCATGGATGCACAcatcacatggatgcacacagggGTCAGAAAGCAGAGATCAGTGCTCCTCTGTGAACATCTACACAGAACTTAAGGAGCTGCGGTCGCTTGTGCAGGGCCTCACGACCAGACTCGACGCCACCCAGGCAGAACTGGAGCTGGAGAGAGCAG CGAAAAAGGTGGCTTTCACTGCTGCAATCTTGGGGGCCACCAGTAGTAATTCGCACCATGGACCCTTCAATGCCGAAACAAACCTCATTTTTCCAACAGTCATCACAAACCTTGGCAATGCTTACAATGCTGATACAG GCATCTTCACTGCGCCGGTGAAGGGATTGTATTATTTCCGATACTCTGGACGTGCCTTCCAAAATTATGACATGGGCCTGAGTATCTTCAAGGGAAGTTCACGCATCGTGTCCTCCTACAACTACAATTCT TCTGGAGACAGGGATGACACCGTTTCCAATGGCGTTGTTCTGGAGCTTGAGGTCGGGGATCCAGTCTACATGCACCTGTGGATCAACTCCTGGATTTCCACAGATGACCGCTACAAGTATAGCACCTTCAGTGGATTTCTACTCACTCCTTTGTGA